The Thermus oshimai DSM 12092 genome contains the following window.
GTGGCGGGGCTCGCCCTGTCCGCCTTGGGGCTTGGGGCCTCGGGGCTTTTGGGGAAGCGCTACGAGGGGCTCCCCCTCCCCGCCCCCTTGCCCGAGGGGGGGTTTGCCCTTTTGGCCTTCCTCCTGGCCTTCCTCCTCCACGCCTTCCTCTTCTATACCCGCACCGGGCTTTACCTGAGGAGCGTGGGGGAGAACCCCAAGGCGGCGGACCTCTTCGGGGTGAGCGTGGACGGGGTGCGCTACCTGGCCTTGGGGATGGGCGGGGGGCTGATTGGCCTCTCGGGGGCCTACCTCTCCTTGGCCTACCGCCCCGCCTGGACGGACGGCATGACCGCAGGGCTTGGCTGGGTAGCGGTGGCCCTGGTGATCCTGGCCGCCTGGCGGCCCTTGAGGGCCCTTTTCGGGGCCTACTTCTTCGGCCTCCTCTTCTTCCTCCAGTTCCGGCTCCAGGGCAGTGTACCTATACCGAGCGAGGCCTTTGCCGCCATGCCCTACCTTCTGGTTATCCTGGTCCTGGCCCTTTCGGGCCGCGCCCAGGCCCCTAAGGCCCTGGGCCTGCCCTTTGAGAGGGGGAGGTGAGGGATGAAACGGTGGATCTTCCTACTGGCCCTGGCCCTGGGGCTTGCCCTGGGGCAGGAGGCGAAGCTCAAGGCCTGCTTCATCTACGTGGGGCCCATCGGGGACGCGGGCTGGACCTACGCCCACGACGTGGGGCGCAAGAAGGCCGAGGCCGCTTTGCCTTGGCTTGAAACCAAGTACGTGGAGAGCGTCCCCGAGGCCCAGGTGGTGCCGGTGATTGACCGGCTGGTGCGGGAGGGGTGCCGGGTGGTCTTCGCCACCAGCTTCGGGTACATGGACGGGGTCCTCGAGGCCGCCCGGAAGTACCCGGACGTGATCTTCGCCCACGCCACCGGCATCAAGCGGGCCCCCAACGTGGCCACCTACATGGCGGACTTCTACCAGGTCTATTACCTAAACGGCCTCGCCGCCGGGGCCCTCACCAAGACGGGCAAGGTGGGGTACGTGGCCGCCTTCCCCATCCCCGAGGTGAAGCGGCACATCAACGCCTTCGCCCTGGGGGTGCGGGCGGTGAACCCTAAGGCCCAGGTCCTGGTGCGCTGGATCAACGCCTGGTACGACCCCGCCAAGGCCCGGGAGGCCACGGAGGCCCTCCTCGCCCAGGGGGCGGACGTCTTCGCCTTCACCGAGGACACCCCCACGGTGATCCAGACCGCGGCCCGCAAGGGGGCCTACAGCTTCGGCCACTACACCCCCATGCTGAAGTTCGCCCCCGACCACGTGGTCTCGGGCCAGATCGTCCACTGGGACGTGATCTACATAGATTTCCTCAAGAAGGTGCGGGAAGGGGTGTACACCCCCAAGAACCTGGAGGGGGTGGACTACTTCTGGCTCCTCCAGCACAAGGCGGTGGAGATGGGGGCGGACTACGGCGTGCCCATCAACCCCAAGCACGTGCCCCTCTTGAAGGCGGCCTCCATGACCGTGGGGGGGAAGAAGGTGGCGGTC
Protein-coding sequences here:
- a CDS encoding ABC transporter permease; translation: MEEALLRAVLFGTPILLATLGALLAERSGVVQLGVEGMMALSALAAFAAALAFGPSMGILAGVLVGAFLGLFHGIFTVTLRANQFVAGLALSALGLGASGLLGKRYEGLPLPAPLPEGGFALLAFLLAFLLHAFLFYTRTGLYLRSVGENPKAADLFGVSVDGVRYLALGMGGGLIGLSGAYLSLAYRPAWTDGMTAGLGWVAVALVILAAWRPLRALFGAYFFGLLFFLQFRLQGSVPIPSEAFAAMPYLLVILVLALSGRAQAPKALGLPFERGR
- a CDS encoding BMP family ABC transporter substrate-binding protein — translated: MKRWIFLLALALGLALGQEAKLKACFIYVGPIGDAGWTYAHDVGRKKAEAALPWLETKYVESVPEAQVVPVIDRLVREGCRVVFATSFGYMDGVLEAARKYPDVIFAHATGIKRAPNVATYMADFYQVYYLNGLAAGALTKTGKVGYVAAFPIPEVKRHINAFALGVRAVNPKAQVLVRWINAWYDPAKAREATEALLAQGADVFAFTEDTPTVIQTAARKGAYSFGHYTPMLKFAPDHVVSGQIVHWDVIYIDFLKKVREGVYTPKNLEGVDYFWLLQHKAVEMGADYGVPINPKHVPLLKAASMTVGGKKVAVYDRIMALLKDMSSPKPTFDPFTGPIRDRKGVVRVPAGRKATLEELLTLEWAAPGVVGDWPGEPK